Proteins found in one Miscanthus floridulus cultivar M001 chromosome 4, ASM1932011v1, whole genome shotgun sequence genomic segment:
- the LOC136550620 gene encoding probable pectinesterase/pectinesterase inhibitor 21 has product MSKGAIIGASTVLVVAVVAAVCVVSFKGNSSKGEGDENLSMSVKSVKAFCQPTDYKQTCEAELSKAAGNASSPSDLAKVIFGVTSDKIHKAISESATLNELKNDQRTSGALKDCNELLEYAIDDLKSSFDKLGGFEMTNFKKAVDDLKTWLSAALTYQDTCLDGFMNATSTEASAKMKNALNASQELTEDILAVVDQFSDTLGGLSIGRRLLGGDGEVTPSWVSEADPGRQRLLAAAIPAGSPDFEPNVTVAADGSGDVKTIKEALAKVPPKNPSLYVVYVKAGTYKEYVSVARPQTNVAFIGDGAEKTIITGNKNFKMNLTTKDTATMEAIGNGFFMRDIRVENTAGAENHQAVALRVQSDQAVFYQCTFDGYQDTLYTHAQRQFFRDCRVTGTIDFIFGNSQVVLQNCLIQPRKPMANQANIITAQGRRDKRSVGGTVLHNCTIEPHPDFKADAGGKIPTYLARPWKEYSRTLYIQNDIGGFIDPKGWLEWNGDFGLETLFYAEVDNRGAGADMSKRAKWGGIKTVTYEEAQKEFTVETFIQGQQFIPKFGVPFIPGLLPQEQQGRTH; this is encoded by the coding sequence ATGAGCAAAGGTGCTATCATCGGCGCGTCGACCGTCCTGGTTGTGGCGGTGGTCGCCGCCGTGTGCGTGGTGTCCTTCAAGGGCAACTCCAGCAAGGGCGAGGGCGATGAGAACCTGTCCATGTCCGTCAAGTCGGTGAAGGCCTTCTGCCAGCCGACGGACTACAAGCAGACgtgcgaggcggagctgtccaaGGCGGCCGGCAACGCCAGCTCGCCGTCGGACCTTGCCAAGGTCATCTTCGGCGTCACCTCCGACAAGATCCACAAGGCCATCAGCGAGTCGGCGACGCTGAACGAGCTCAAGAACGACCAGCGCACGTCGGGCGCGCTCAAGGACTGCAATGAGCTGCTGGAGTACGCCATCGACGACCTCAAGTCCTCCTTCGACAAGCTGGGCGGCTTCGAGATGACCAACTTCAAGAAGGCCGTGGACGACCTCAAGACGTGGCTCAGCGCGGCGCTTACGTACCAGGACACCTGCCTCGACGGCTTCATGAACGCCAcctccaccgaggcctccgccaagATGAAGAACGCGCTCAACGCGTCGCAGGAGCTGACGGAGGACATCCTGGCCGTCGTGGACCAGTTCTCCGACACGCTGGGCGGGCTCAGCATCGGCCGCCGCCTGCTGGGAGGCGACGGCGAGGTCACGCCCAGCTGGGTGTCGGAGGCCGACCCCGGCAGGCAGCGGCTCCTGGCCGCCGCCATCCCGGCCGGGTCGCCGGACTTCGAGCCCAACGTGACGGTGGCGGCGGACGGCAGCGGCGACGTGAAGACGATCAAGGAGGCGCTGGCCAAGGTGCCGCCCAAGAACCCGTCCCTGTACGTGGTGTACGTGAAGGCCGGCACGTACAAGGAGTACGTCTCCGTGGCGCGGCCCCAGACGAACGTGGCCTTCATCGGCGACGGCGCCGAGAAGACCATCATCACGGGGAACAAGAACTTCAAGATGAACCTGACCACCAAGGACACGGCCACCATGGAGGCCATCGGCAACGGCTTCTTCATGCGGGACATCCGGGTGGAGAACACGGCGGGCGCCGAGAACCACCAGGCCGTGGCGCTGCGCGTGCAGAGCGACCAGGCCGTCTTCTACCAGTGCACCTTCGACGGCTACCAGGACACGCTGTACACGCACGCGCAGCGGCAGTTCTTCCGCGACTGCCGTGTCACCGGCACAATCGACTTCATCTTCGGCAACTCCCAGGTGGTGCTGCAGAACTGCCTCATCCAGCCCCGGAAGCCCATGGCGAACCAGGCCAACATCATCACGGCGCAGGGGCGGCGGGACAAGCGCTCCGTCGGCGGCACCGTGCTGCACAACTGCACCATCGAGCCGCACCCGGACTTCAAGGCGGACGCCGGCGGGAAGATCCCCACCTACCTGGCCCGCCCCTGGAAGGAGTACTCCCGGACGCTCTACATCCAGAACGACATCGGAGGGTTCATCGACCCCAAGGGCTGGCTCGAGTGGAACGGCGACTTCGGGCTCGAGACGCTCTTCTACGCGGAGGTGGACaaccgcggcgccggcgccgacaTGAGCAAGCGCGCCAAGTGGGGAGGCATCAAGACCGTCACCTACGAGGAGGCGCAGAAGGAGTTCACCGTCGAGACCTTCATCCAGGGGCAGCAGTTCATCCCCAAGTTCGGGGTGCCATTCATCCCGGGATTGCTGCCGCAGGAGCAACAAGGCAGGACGCACTGA